ACGTCAGCGCGCGCGATCGTCTCGCGCCCGGCCTCGCGCGCGCAGAAATCGGCCTCGATCAGCGTTTCGCGCAAGTTCGTGACGCTCAGCGACAGCTTGCCGGAATGATCGGCCAGCCGCGCCGCATGCTCAACTACCCTCGCGGTCGCCTCGCGCTCCAGCGCCCTCAAGCCGTCGCGCTTTGCGATCGAGCCCGCAAGGCGGGCGAAAACCGCCTCGGTCTCCGGCGTCCGCGCGAACTCGTCCTCAAAGTCGACCAGCACCTTGAAATGCTCGGCAAGTTCTGGGTCGTAGGCAAACAGCAGGAAATAGAGCAGCCGGTCGCCGGTGAGCACGACCTTCACTTTGAGTGGGATGGGATCGGGTTCGAGCGATACGGTGCTCGTGAGGCCAAGGAAGCGGCCGACGTCCTCGATGGCGATCTCTCCGCGCTTGAGCGTCCGCTTGAGCGCTGTCCAGCTGAAGGGCTCCATCAAAAGGGCGCGTGCATCGAGCAGCAAATAGCCGCCGCTCGCGCGGTGGATGGCGCCCGCCTTGATCAGCAGGAAATTGGTCACCAGCACGCCGTGCGCCGAGACGTAGTCGATGCGGCCGATGAGGTTGCCGAGCGTCGGATGAAGCTCCTCGACGAGCGGCGCGCCGGGAGCGCCGTTTTGGGCGATCAGCGGATTGACCTCGTAGCGCTCGAACGCGGCGGCTCGTGCCGGATCGGCAGTCTCGCCCTCGCCACCCTCGGCTCTCGCGGCGGCGAATATCGGCACGTTCTCGATCAGGTCCGCGCGCACCGCCTCGATATGTTCAAGGACGCGGTGCACGTCGGCGAAGGCGGTGCTTACCTCCTCGATCAGATGGTCGACCGCGTACTTGGCGGTTTCGCGGTCGAGCGCCCGGACCGCATCTCGCCGCTGCTTATCCCATTGTGGGATCAGGCGAACGATGCGCTCGAGATCCTTTTCCAGCACCGCGATCTCGGCCTGGGTCTCCGCGCGCTTGTTTTCCGGCCAGGCGTTGAAATGGTCCGGCGGCACGACCTCGCCGTTTGCCGCCGGCGCCATGGCGAAGCCGACCGGCGTGCGCAGAAGCAGGATCGATTTCTTGGCGGCCTTCTCCCTCAGCGCGGTGAAGGCCTCGAACTGCCTCTTCTGGAATGCTTCGTCGATCGCGCCGCGCCGCGTCTGGTAGTCCTCGCTCTGGAACGCCGCCGGGGCGGCGCTCTTTAGGTCCTCGATCAGCTTATGCATTGCCTCCTTGAGGCCGGCCGCGCGCCCCGAGGGGAGCTCCATCGCGATCGGCCGGTCCGGCTTCGCGAAATTGTTAACATACACCCAATCGGAAGGACCGGGGCGCGTTCGCGCTTCCTCGGCCAGCATGGCCTTGATGGCGTCACGCATCCCAACGCCCGTCCCGCCGATGACGAAGAGGTTGAACCCCGCCTTGTCGATCTTCGTGCCAAATTCCACCGCCTCGAGCGCGCGCGCCTGCCCGATCATCCCGTCGATCGGCTCGAGCTCAGCGGTGGAAGCGAAGGCCAGGCGCGAAAGGTCGCAGGCTCGGTACAGTTGGTCGGCGGAAAGCGGCCGAACCGCGCCTTTGGTTCCTCGAACCTCGCCCATCGCGCCCCCTTCGCGGCAGATCCGGCGTTGTCTCCAACGGCCACCACGAGAAGATTACTCGACTTTTCGAGCGTGCGCATTCGCCACCGCGCTCCATTCGTACCGGCTGACGCCCACACCACGAACTGTGACCTTGGCCACGCGGCACAAGGACGTGACCGCCGTCGCGACGACCTCGGCCGCGCCGGCGAGGGCGAGGATTGGCGCAACGATTTTCGACAGAAGGCGCAGCGCGGCAGATCGACCGTGCGCGCGTTCCAATCGTCGAACCTTGCAACCAGCGCGGCGTCGCCCACGCATCGCAGAGCGGCCCCGTTGAATTCCCCCGAAGGCTCGTCCGAGCAGAGGGCGTCGAAGGCATTGGGCGAGCCCCCAGGCCCACTCCAGACCTCCAGCGTTTTTGCTCCGTCCTTGACGCAAATCAAGGAGGATTAGACCGACGGATGAGATCGACAAGCGCTTTCTGCGCCGTCGTGCTATTCTTCGGGTGCGCGAGCGACCTCGTGGCGAAGCGCGGCGCGTCGGCTGCAAGCGTCGCCAGGCGGTCTATTCGTTCCTTGCCGGATTGAGGCGCTCGCGCGCCTCGCCCTTCGGCGGGCGCGTTTTCCAACGATCAACGAAGCGCGCGTAGTTGCGTTCCGCCTGCTGAGCCAGTTGGCTCTCCTGATCCCGCAGCGCCTTGACGTTATAGGCGTAGGCTGGACCCCGCCGATTGCCCTTCTTTTGTGGCCTGCCGGCCTGCAGCTCCATGGCGCGGGTCTTGTTGGCGACCAAGGCCGGCCGCGCCCAGAGGTAGTCTTGGTCCTTGGCGAGCACGTGCCAGCAAAGCACCGCCAGCTTGCGCGCCACCGCCACCGCGGCGACCTGATGGCCTCGCCTGGCCCGGATGCGAACGAAGAAGGCATGCAGCGGTCCTGGCGCCTTGGCAACGGCCCAGGCCGCCTCGACCAGCATCGCCCGAGCGTGGCTGCGCCCGACCTTGCTGATGCGGCCGTGATGAGCGGCGCCGAGCCCGGACTGCCGAACCCGAGGGTTCAATCCGAAATAGCTCACGAGCTTACCCGGACTCTCGAACCGGTGGATGTCGCCGATCGCCGCCAGAACGCCCGTCGCCACCGTCAGATTGACGCCGGTGATCGTCAGCAGCCGTTTCACGGCGCCGTCGTCGAGCGCGCCTTCGGCAATCCCGCGGTCGAGAACGGCAAGGTCCTCGGCGAGTCGGTCGAGTTCGCGCAGATGCCGGACGATCGCCTCCCGCTCGTCGTTGGGTAGCGCCTGCCGCTCGAGCCACGCCCGCCCCGGCCGATTGAACAGGTCGGAATGAGGGCACTTCGGAACGAGATGGGCGTGCAGGATCGAATGAACTTCGTTCTTGATCCGCGTGCGAATGCGAACGACCTGATAGCGGCGTGCGGTCAACCGGCGCTTGCGCTCGGTCTCCGCGTCAGGCGTCCAGATCTCCGGCAAAAACCCAGCCGCAAACAGGTTCGCCAGCGTCCCGGCGTCGACCTTGTCGGTCTTCACGTGGGCGTGCGCGATCGCCTTCACCTGCAGCGGGTTGGCGATCACGACCCGACGCACGAACCGCGAGAGAACCCGCGACACCGCCATCGCGTTGCCGGTCGCTTCGATGACCACTTCGTCGGTCGGATCCAGCTTTCCGCCCAACCCTTCGAGCGCCGTCCGGGTCATGTCGACCCGGCCGAAGCGGCGAAGCCTGCCCTCCTCCCAAACCACCACCTCGCCGAAGGTCCGGTGGATGTCGATGCCAATCACCCTCCTCATCCGCGCCTCCCGTGCCATCACATGCGGGAGCGGTGGGGCGACACGACACCTACGGATTCGCGCTCGCAGCGCAACCGGGCGAGTCGCAGAGGCGGCCAGCTACGAACGCGAGCTCTCAGCTCATCGTGCGTGATCGGCCTGCCCACACCTTCGTGCTCCCGGCGCCTCTGTCCCGGATGGTCGCACCATACGCCGCAAGCTCATCGCTCACAGCCGGGGCCTTGGGCGCCGGCCCTCTCATACCGGTTACGAATGTGATGCAAAGC
This genomic window from Candidatus Binataceae bacterium contains:
- a CDS encoding AAA family ATPase, which produces MGEVRGTKGAVRPLSADQLYRACDLSRLAFASTAELEPIDGMIGQARALEAVEFGTKIDKAGFNLFVIGGTGVGMRDAIKAMLAEEARTRPGPSDWVYVNNFAKPDRPIAMELPSGRAAGLKEAMHKLIEDLKSAAPAAFQSEDYQTRRGAIDEAFQKRQFEAFTALREKAAKKSILLLRTPVGFAMAPAANGEVVPPDHFNAWPENKRAETQAEIAVLEKDLERIVRLIPQWDKQRRDAVRALDRETAKYAVDHLIEEVSTAFADVHRVLEHIEAVRADLIENVPIFAAARAEGGEGETADPARAAAFERYEVNPLIAQNGAPGAPLVEELHPTLGNLIGRIDYVSAHGVLVTNFLLIKAGAIHRASGGYLLLDARALLMEPFSWTALKRTLKRGEIAIEDVGRFLGLTSTVSLEPDPIPLKVKVVLTGDRLLYFLLFAYDPELAEHFKVLVDFEDEFARTPETEAVFARLAGSIAKRDGLRALEREATARVVEHAARLADHSGKLSLSVTNLRETLIEADFCAREAGRETIARADVERALQARVRRASRLRDRTRETIIERIALIDTDGARVGQVNGLSVIEIGGFAFGRPTRITCQTRLGAGKVVDIEREVELGGPIHSKGVLILSGFLAGRYALDAPMSLFASLVFEQSYGGVEGDSASSAELYALMSALADTPLRQDLAVTGSVNQHGDVQAIGGVNEKIEGFFDVCAARGLSGSQGVLIPSANVQHLMLREDVVQACTEGRFAVYPIGRIDEGVALLTGLEAGERQADGAFPEASVNRRVEDRLRFYAEIRRNFGKEGGLEARALERS
- a CDS encoding IS110 family transposase — its product is MDIHRTFGEVVVWEEGRLRRFGRVDMTRTALEGLGGKLDPTDEVVIEATGNAMAVSRVLSRFVRRVVIANPLQVKAIAHAHVKTDKVDAGTLANLFAAGFLPEIWTPDAETERKRRLTARRYQVVRIRTRIKNEVHSILHAHLVPKCPHSDLFNRPGRAWLERQALPNDEREAIVRHLRELDRLAEDLAVLDRGIAEGALDDGAVKRLLTITGVNLTVATGVLAAIGDIHRFESPGKLVSYFGLNPRVRQSGLGAAHHGRISKVGRSHARAMLVEAAWAVAKAPGPLHAFFVRIRARRGHQVAAVAVARKLAVLCWHVLAKDQDYLWARPALVANKTRAMELQAGRPQKKGNRRGPAYAYNVKALRDQESQLAQQAERNYARFVDRWKTRPPKGEARERLNPARNE